Proteins co-encoded in one Gemmatimonadota bacterium genomic window:
- a CDS encoding DUF3526 domain-containing protein → MTARNVLRNEWRLLMADRALRIVLGLFAVLLIYALANGAVWMRFQEGIVETVQSGNVERARAIEQELVAIAGGAEPASRFSDPRAPNVLGGARGSHTAVLEPGPLTALAVGQSDLLPYYYDVNIYTNESSFHQNGEVENPLNLMVGRFDLAFVVIYLLPLLVLALGYNVLSEEREQGTLGLTLSQPVSARGVVVAKLAFRALLVVGMVLAASLLGALVTGGFGSPGRVMLWCATVVIYALFWFVLAAWVNSLRRSSAWNATVLVGAWLVLVVVLPAAINIASGLLHPLPSRVQMVTAQREASNDAVNRRSELLARYLEDHPEMAEGVVADEPGLGALAWAATDAVNRRLEEVTGEHDARRVEQIALVRRYRFLSPALLAQEVLTDAAGTGDARYGGFQSDVRAFAERWREFFVPAILAGEQMDAGVLHDLPRFSLADEDSGDVARRAAVPLAVLGGLLL, encoded by the coding sequence ATGACCGCGCGCAACGTCCTCCGGAACGAGTGGCGTCTGCTCATGGCCGACCGGGCGCTCCGGATCGTACTGGGGCTCTTCGCCGTCCTGCTCATCTACGCGCTGGCCAACGGCGCGGTCTGGATGCGGTTTCAGGAGGGGATCGTGGAGACCGTGCAGAGCGGCAATGTCGAGCGCGCACGCGCCATCGAGCAGGAGCTGGTCGCCATCGCGGGCGGCGCCGAGCCGGCGTCGCGCTTCTCCGACCCCCGCGCCCCGAACGTCCTTGGCGGGGCACGAGGCAGCCATACCGCAGTGCTGGAGCCCGGTCCCCTGACGGCGCTGGCGGTCGGTCAGAGCGATCTCCTGCCCTACTACTACGACGTCAACATCTACACCAACGAGTCTTCATTCCACCAGAACGGCGAGGTCGAGAATCCCCTCAACCTGATGGTCGGCCGCTTCGACCTGGCCTTCGTGGTCATCTACCTGCTGCCGCTCCTGGTGCTCGCGCTCGGCTACAACGTCCTTTCGGAGGAGCGCGAGCAGGGGACGCTGGGGCTGACGCTCTCGCAGCCGGTGTCGGCGCGTGGCGTGGTGGTGGCGAAGCTGGCCTTCCGGGCGCTCCTGGTCGTGGGCATGGTGCTGGCGGCCTCGCTGCTCGGCGCCCTGGTCACGGGGGGATTCGGCTCGCCGGGCCGGGTGATGCTCTGGTGCGCCACGGTCGTCATCTACGCGCTCTTCTGGTTCGTGCTCGCGGCGTGGGTGAACAGCCTGCGCCGCTCCTCCGCGTGGAACGCCACGGTTCTGGTGGGGGCGTGGCTGGTCCTGGTGGTGGTGCTTCCCGCCGCCATCAACATCGCGTCGGGGCTGCTGCACCCGCTGCCGTCCCGCGTCCAGATGGTGACCGCGCAGCGCGAAGCCTCGAACGACGCCGTCAACCGACGCAGCGAACTCCTCGCGCGGTATCTGGAGGACCACCCGGAGATGGCGGAGGGGGTGGTGGCCGACGAGCCCGGTCTGGGCGCGCTCGCCTGGGCCGCCACGGACGCCGTGAACCGCCGGTTGGAGGAGGTCACGGGCGAACACGATGCGCGCCGCGTCGAGCAGATCGCGCTGGTGCGCCGCTACCGGTTCCTGTCACCGGCGCTCCTGGCCCAGGAGGTGCTCACGGACGCCGCGGGGACTGGCGACGCGCGCTACGGTGGCTTCCAGTCAGACGTGCGGGCGTTCGCGGAGCGATGGCGGGAGTTTTTCGTGCCCGCGATCCTCGCCGGCGAAC